A window of Corallococcus macrosporus DSM 14697 contains these coding sequences:
- the coaE gene encoding dephospho-CoA kinase (Dephospho-CoA kinase (CoaE) performs the final step in coenzyme A biosynthesis.), producing the protein MHVFGLTGGIASGKSTVTRILRELGAEVLDADVIAREVVEPGTPGLAAVAARFPGVVGPDGRLDRAKLGARVFADPAERAALNDLTHPLVRQAFMEKLQALEARGVTRAIYDVPLLVESGMHTWMEGVAVVWVPRELQKARLMSRDGLDSAAAEARLAAQLPLDDKRAHATWVIDNSGDLAATRAQVEAMWRAMLARG; encoded by the coding sequence GTGCACGTCTTCGGACTGACGGGCGGCATCGCCTCCGGGAAGAGCACCGTCACGCGCATCCTCCGGGAGCTGGGCGCGGAGGTGCTGGACGCGGACGTGATTGCCCGCGAGGTGGTGGAGCCGGGCACGCCCGGGCTGGCGGCCGTCGCCGCGCGCTTCCCCGGCGTGGTGGGCCCGGACGGGCGGCTGGACCGGGCGAAGCTGGGCGCGCGCGTCTTCGCGGACCCCGCGGAGCGCGCCGCGCTCAACGACCTCACCCACCCGCTGGTGCGCCAGGCCTTCATGGAGAAGCTCCAGGCGCTGGAGGCGCGGGGCGTGACGCGCGCCATCTACGACGTGCCCCTGCTCGTCGAAAGCGGCATGCACACCTGGATGGAGGGCGTGGCGGTGGTGTGGGTGCCCCGCGAGCTGCAGAAGGCCCGGCTGATGTCCCGGGACGGGCTGGACTCCGCCGCCGCCGAGGCCCGGCTGGCCGCCCAGCTTCCGCTGGATGACAAGCGCGCCCATGCGACCTGGGTCATCGACAACAGTGGGGACCTGGCCGCCACCCGCGCCCAGGTGGAGGCGATGTGGCGCGCCATGCTCGCGCGCGGCTGA
- a CDS encoding cytochrome c family protein, which produces MAAAGAAGGADFVGPDSCKGCHPEAYDAWMQSKHARAESSLTEQQKKDGRCLSCHSPEQVTQATVNVTCETCHGGGQYYSPEYVMKDSELARLVGLVDPSEKQCRSCHDASSPSLRPFDFKESLKAIDHWSAERARRAAGKDPSVKK; this is translated from the coding sequence ATGGCCGCCGCTGGGGCGGCCGGGGGCGCCGACTTCGTAGGCCCGGATAGCTGCAAGGGCTGCCACCCCGAGGCGTACGACGCCTGGATGCAGTCCAAGCACGCCCGGGCGGAGAGCTCGCTCACCGAGCAGCAGAAGAAGGATGGGCGCTGCCTGTCCTGCCACTCGCCGGAGCAGGTCACCCAGGCGACGGTGAATGTCACCTGTGAGACGTGCCACGGCGGCGGCCAGTACTACTCGCCCGAGTACGTGATGAAGGACTCGGAGCTGGCGCGTCTGGTGGGGCTGGTGGACCCGTCGGAGAAGCAGTGCCGCTCCTGCCACGACGCCTCCTCGCCCTCCCTGCGGCCGTTCGACTTCAAGGAGTCGCTCAAGGCCATCGACCACTGGTCCGCCGAGCGCGCCCGCCGCGCCGCCGGCAAGGATCCGTCGGTCAAGAAATGA
- the yihA gene encoding ribosome biogenesis GTP-binding protein YihA/YsxC, producing the protein MIKLLDARFVTTAVEPKGYPTDHTAEVAFVGRSNVGKSSMINALTGRKKLVRVSNTPGRTRTLNFFDVDLERDGTRHAIRLADLPGYGFAKASKADKAQWEKMITTYLEKRHRLEAVVSIIDSEVGPTPDDLATLDYLQAHNRRVLVVATKVDRLTKARRKPRMVELSKAMDLPLEVILPFSSTEKLGVDEVWGALLDTFGKSTRV; encoded by the coding sequence GTGATCAAGCTCCTCGACGCCCGCTTCGTCACCACCGCCGTGGAGCCCAAGGGCTACCCGACGGACCACACGGCGGAGGTGGCCTTCGTCGGCCGCTCCAACGTGGGCAAGTCCTCCATGATCAACGCGCTCACCGGCCGCAAGAAGCTGGTGCGCGTGTCCAACACGCCGGGGCGCACCCGGACGCTGAACTTCTTCGACGTGGACCTGGAGCGGGACGGGACGCGGCACGCCATCCGCCTCGCGGACCTGCCCGGTTATGGCTTCGCGAAGGCCAGCAAGGCGGACAAGGCCCAGTGGGAGAAGATGATCACCACCTACCTGGAGAAGCGGCACCGCCTGGAGGCCGTGGTGAGCATCATCGACTCGGAGGTGGGCCCCACGCCGGATGACCTGGCGACGCTGGACTACCTCCAGGCGCACAACCGCCGGGTGCTGGTGGTGGCCACCAAGGTGGACCGGCTCACCAAGGCCCGGCGCAAGCCGCGCATGGTGGAGCTCTCCAAGGCCATGGACCTTCCCCTGGAGGTCATCCTCCCGTTCTCCTCCACGGAGAAGCTGGGGGTGGACGAGGTCTGGGGCGCGCTGCTGGACACCTTCGGCAAGTCCACCCGCGTCTGA
- a CDS encoding DUF6178 family protein, with protein sequence MSENGKGNGSDAQLAPRALRQRLMRLSPRQRVDALLDVAEARALVRSMPAEDLYVTIQELGLVDSTELVQLSSPGQFRAFVDLGGWKRDALDAHAVLTWLRAARGGVEDSAEFLRKLHALDLEVLEILLREFIEVHDLEENPDVNPPGVTMETPEGRYLVEIKVEGVEMSAVRTLLNDLIAENPFEAVRLLEAVRWEIPSELEETAYQFRRGRLQDMGFPSLEEAVSLFSRVDVPPAPAAAAKPGLAPTTGHVDYLEAAFRGLTPVESVNAEDELRDVASAALVADLADPGDLDAIRRASETVRDYLSLGLEHLTGADPERATDVLRDTPLRRVFQTGFSLTLQLKFRADRLAKAPGAVLDGVWMVLPEEAAALSALRQKRPRRALRVEGAEPVPFRSRRELAASEALLARAEAQVALFRGVLGGAEDAAREALARFGVSLETLGLERLLAAVVAMAVLEERADARPVPLGRVVELGQRLFEGGPEAPRLRASAAERALKGLEPAVAPEAHAELRRLVGLTLSRLLEELGTPWLQDGRLEPVASAILPMESSPVP encoded by the coding sequence GTGTCCGAGAACGGCAAGGGAAATGGAAGCGACGCGCAGCTCGCCCCCCGGGCGCTGCGTCAGCGGTTGATGAGGCTGTCCCCGCGTCAGCGGGTGGACGCCCTCCTGGATGTCGCGGAGGCGCGCGCGCTGGTGCGCTCGATGCCCGCCGAGGACCTCTACGTCACCATCCAGGAGCTGGGCCTGGTGGACTCGACGGAGCTGGTGCAGCTCAGCTCGCCCGGCCAGTTCCGCGCCTTCGTGGACCTGGGCGGCTGGAAGCGCGACGCGCTGGACGCCCACGCCGTCCTCACCTGGCTGCGCGCCGCGCGCGGCGGGGTGGAGGACTCGGCGGAGTTCCTGCGCAAGCTGCACGCGTTGGATTTGGAGGTGCTCGAAATCCTCCTGCGCGAGTTCATCGAGGTGCACGACCTGGAGGAGAACCCGGACGTCAACCCGCCGGGCGTGACGATGGAGACGCCCGAGGGGCGCTACCTCGTCGAAATCAAGGTGGAGGGCGTGGAGATGTCCGCCGTCCGCACGCTCCTCAACGACCTCATCGCGGAGAACCCCTTCGAGGCCGTGCGCCTGCTGGAGGCCGTGCGCTGGGAGATTCCCAGCGAGCTGGAGGAGACGGCGTATCAGTTCCGCCGCGGCCGGCTCCAGGACATGGGCTTCCCGTCGCTGGAGGAGGCGGTGTCCCTCTTCAGCCGCGTGGACGTGCCGCCCGCGCCCGCCGCCGCCGCCAAGCCGGGGCTGGCGCCCACCACCGGCCACGTGGACTACCTGGAGGCGGCCTTCCGCGGCCTGACGCCGGTGGAGTCGGTGAACGCGGAGGACGAGCTGCGCGACGTGGCCAGCGCCGCGCTGGTGGCGGACCTGGCGGACCCGGGCGACCTGGACGCCATCCGCCGGGCGAGCGAGACGGTGCGGGACTACCTGTCACTGGGGCTGGAGCACCTGACGGGCGCGGACCCGGAGCGCGCCACGGACGTGCTGCGCGACACGCCGCTGCGGCGCGTCTTCCAGACGGGCTTCTCGCTCACGCTCCAGCTCAAGTTCCGCGCGGACCGGCTGGCGAAGGCGCCGGGCGCGGTGCTGGACGGCGTGTGGATGGTGCTGCCCGAGGAGGCCGCCGCCCTCTCCGCGCTGCGCCAGAAGCGGCCCCGGCGGGCGCTGCGGGTGGAGGGCGCGGAGCCGGTGCCGTTCCGCTCCCGTCGCGAGCTGGCCGCCAGCGAGGCGCTGCTGGCCCGCGCGGAGGCCCAGGTGGCGCTGTTCCGCGGCGTGCTGGGCGGCGCGGAGGACGCCGCGCGCGAGGCCCTGGCCCGCTTCGGCGTGTCCCTGGAGACGCTGGGCCTGGAGCGCCTCCTCGCCGCGGTGGTGGCCATGGCGGTGCTGGAGGAGCGCGCGGACGCGCGGCCCGTGCCGCTGGGGCGCGTGGTGGAGCTGGGGCAGCGCCTGTTCGAGGGCGGCCCGGAGGCCCCGCGCCTGCGCGCGTCCGCGGCCGAGCGCGCCCTCAAGGGCCTGGAGCCGGCGGTGGCTCCGGAGGCGCACGCGGAGTTGCGGCGCCTGGTGGGCCTGACGCTGTCGCGGCTGTTGGAGGAGCTGGGCACGCCGTGGCTCCAGGACGGCCGGCTGGAGCCGGTGGCCTCGGCGATCCTTCCGATGGAGAGCAGCCCCGTCCCGTAG
- the exoJ gene encoding spore coat polysaccharide polymerase ExoJ: MVLGEQGQRRDVWAFYALTAFAAVMYAAPGEWIPALAPLRLALVTSGLAAGLMVIRRLGRAEPLYVDGSRGMALIAFSTLALASIGWSVNPEVTSFTGIELLKLTAIYITFVNVITTGRRLAVVCGAMVLASVVTSVGALNWYLVGEDLVEGFRARWVGVYADPNHMAMNLALVVPLAVAFVARKGSGWLWRLACLTAAVLAVAAIVVSHSRGGFIGLSAAMGLWAIREKRRIQAIVVGSLFVLGLLVFAPQSFWQRNETVAEFHEDASAMGRVYAWQVASRMSLDKPLLGVGAGGFRYAWPMYAPPEARRAYVAHNIFLDVIGELGWVGLLFFMVFTGGAAGGAFQASRDKEVGWLARALSASVVGYLVCDLFSGYILSAHCYVLFGLAAAAHRVARASEAADMQRVPAPREPVVATWEGSGHAA, translated from the coding sequence ATGGTGCTGGGAGAGCAGGGGCAGCGCCGTGACGTGTGGGCCTTCTATGCGCTGACCGCTTTCGCGGCGGTGATGTACGCGGCGCCGGGTGAATGGATTCCGGCGCTGGCGCCGCTGCGCCTCGCGTTGGTGACGTCGGGGTTGGCGGCGGGGCTCATGGTGATTCGCCGGCTGGGCCGGGCGGAGCCGCTCTACGTGGACGGCTCGCGTGGCATGGCCCTCATCGCCTTCTCCACGCTGGCGCTGGCGTCCATCGGCTGGTCCGTCAACCCGGAGGTGACGTCCTTCACGGGCATCGAGCTGCTGAAGCTGACGGCCATCTACATCACCTTCGTCAACGTCATCACCACGGGCCGCCGCCTGGCGGTGGTGTGCGGGGCCATGGTGCTGGCGTCGGTGGTGACGTCCGTGGGCGCCCTCAACTGGTACCTGGTGGGCGAGGACCTGGTGGAGGGCTTCCGCGCGCGCTGGGTGGGCGTCTACGCGGACCCGAACCACATGGCCATGAACCTGGCGCTGGTGGTGCCGCTGGCGGTGGCCTTCGTGGCGCGCAAGGGCAGCGGCTGGCTGTGGCGGCTGGCGTGCCTGACGGCGGCGGTGCTCGCGGTGGCGGCCATCGTCGTCTCGCACTCGCGCGGCGGCTTCATCGGGCTGTCGGCGGCCATGGGGCTGTGGGCCATCCGCGAGAAGCGGCGCATCCAGGCGATTGTCGTGGGCTCGCTCTTCGTGCTGGGCCTGCTCGTGTTCGCGCCGCAGAGCTTCTGGCAGCGCAATGAGACAGTGGCCGAGTTCCACGAGGACGCGTCCGCCATGGGCCGCGTCTACGCGTGGCAGGTGGCCAGCCGCATGAGCCTGGACAAGCCGCTGCTGGGCGTGGGCGCGGGCGGCTTCCGCTACGCGTGGCCCATGTACGCGCCGCCCGAGGCGCGCCGCGCGTACGTGGCCCACAACATCTTCCTGGACGTCATTGGCGAGCTGGGCTGGGTGGGCCTGCTGTTCTTCATGGTGTTCACGGGGGGCGCGGCGGGCGGCGCCTTCCAGGCCTCGCGGGACAAGGAGGTGGGGTGGCTGGCGCGGGCCTTGTCCGCGTCGGTGGTGGGCTACCTCGTGTGTGACTTGTTCTCCGGCTACATCCTGTCCGCGCACTGCTACGTCCTCTTCGGCCTGGCGGCGGCGGCGCACCGGGTGGCGCGCGCGTCAGAGGCGGCGGACATGCAACGGGTTCCGGCTCCGCGGGAGCCGGTGGTGGCGACGTGGGAGGGGTCCGGACATGCGGCGTGA
- the exoK gene encoding spore coat polysaccharide biosynthesis glycosyltransferase ExoK, whose product MRREEARMGQEPLRLVQFTRSFHIGGTEVQVLELLRGLPASYRLQVSVLDDSGPLIGAVWKLGHAPAAFPLKGSVVQPNTAYQVYRMARWLRANRVELVHVHDFYSTMVAVPAAKLAGTKVIVGRLDLAHWQGRARRAVQSQLCRMADHVVGNAEAIRHQLITEEGLPPSRVSVIHNGLDLPRFEARRREGLRGPLPDTGDAPVVVHVANMNHPVKRQEDLLLALAQLRHAGLRLHAFLVGDGPRRPGLEKLAGELGVSDTVHFLRHRTDVPAIYARATFGVLCSTAEGMSNAVMEGMAAGLPMVVTRVGGNTDLVRDGERGLVVDPERPAQLAQAFRQLLSNPEKAREMGQAARDFVARELSLEKMVRRHDALYQRIARGTDA is encoded by the coding sequence ATGCGGCGTGAGGAGGCGCGGATGGGGCAGGAGCCCCTCCGCCTGGTTCAGTTCACCCGGTCTTTCCACATTGGAGGGACCGAGGTGCAGGTGCTGGAGCTGCTGCGGGGACTGCCCGCCAGCTACCGGTTGCAGGTGTCGGTGCTGGATGACTCGGGGCCGCTGATTGGCGCGGTGTGGAAGCTGGGCCACGCGCCCGCGGCCTTCCCGCTCAAGGGCTCCGTGGTGCAGCCGAACACCGCGTATCAGGTGTACCGCATGGCGCGCTGGCTCCGGGCCAACCGCGTGGAGCTGGTGCACGTGCATGACTTCTACTCCACGATGGTGGCCGTGCCGGCGGCGAAGCTCGCGGGCACCAAGGTCATCGTGGGGCGGCTGGACCTGGCGCACTGGCAGGGGCGGGCGCGGCGCGCGGTGCAGTCCCAGCTCTGCCGCATGGCGGACCATGTGGTTGGCAACGCGGAGGCCATCCGCCACCAGCTCATCACCGAGGAGGGCCTGCCGCCCTCGCGCGTCTCCGTCATCCACAACGGCCTGGACCTGCCGCGCTTCGAGGCCCGCAGGCGCGAGGGGCTGCGCGGCCCGCTCCCCGACACGGGGGACGCGCCCGTCGTGGTCCACGTGGCCAACATGAACCACCCGGTGAAGCGGCAGGAGGACCTGCTGCTGGCCCTGGCCCAGCTCCGCCACGCCGGCCTCCGCCTGCACGCCTTCCTGGTGGGAGACGGCCCGCGCCGGCCCGGCCTGGAGAAGCTGGCCGGTGAGCTGGGCGTGTCGGACACCGTGCACTTCCTGCGGCACCGCACGGACGTGCCCGCCATCTACGCCCGCGCGACGTTCGGCGTCCTCTGCTCCACCGCCGAGGGCATGTCCAACGCGGTGATGGAGGGCATGGCCGCCGGGCTCCCCATGGTCGTCACGCGCGTGGGCGGCAACACCGACCTGGTCCGCGACGGCGAACGCGGCCTCGTGGTGGACCCCGAGCGCCCCGCACAGCTCGCCCAGGCCTTCCGTCAGCTCCTCTCGAACCCTGAGAAGGCGAGGGAGATGGGGCAGGCGGCGCGGGACTTCGTGGCGCGCGAGCTGTCCCTGGAGAAGATGGTCCGGCGCCACGACGCGCTGTACCAGCGGATCGCCCGGGGCACGGACGCCTGA
- a CDS encoding DUF4097 family beta strand repeat-containing protein — protein MVLPLLLVLAAAPSTQTWNFNTDGTPEVHIANVDGVVRVDAVDGNGVVFEVVREGGKNSRNEVEVEVVQEGDVIRARVCCGPCEEDVQVCRRSPGAVRFSVKVPRGARLEVATVGGPVTVTGVAGAQTLATVSGRVEVSGSEERLDVSTVNGAVALAPRKVVTTSVSTVNGDVRLKLPARADVRLEFNTVGGRFNDSPARLGGREQTYGAGTHAVEVSTVGGSLSVQP, from the coding sequence ATGGTCCTGCCCTTGCTGCTTGTCCTCGCCGCCGCGCCGTCCACCCAGACGTGGAACTTCAACACGGACGGTACGCCAGAAGTTCACATCGCCAATGTTGATGGCGTGGTACGCGTAGATGCGGTAGACGGGAATGGCGTGGTATTCGAGGTTGTTCGGGAAGGCGGGAAGAATTCCCGGAACGAAGTGGAAGTGGAAGTCGTCCAAGAAGGGGACGTCATCCGGGCGCGGGTTTGTTGCGGGCCCTGTGAAGAAGACGTGCAGGTCTGCCGTCGGAGTCCGGGCGCGGTGCGGTTCTCGGTGAAGGTCCCGCGGGGCGCGCGTCTGGAAGTGGCGACGGTGGGCGGCCCGGTGACGGTGACGGGTGTGGCGGGGGCGCAGACGCTGGCGACGGTCAGCGGGCGTGTGGAAGTGAGCGGCTCGGAGGAGCGGCTGGACGTCAGCACGGTGAATGGCGCCGTGGCATTGGCACCGCGGAAGGTCGTGACTACTTCTGTGTCCACGGTGAATGGGGATGTCCGGCTGAAGCTGCCGGCCCGGGCGGATGTGAGATTGGAATTCAATACTGTCGGTGGTCGTTTCAACGACAGTCCCGCGAGGTTGGGCGGCCGCGAGCAGACGTACGGCGCGGGGACCCACGCGGTGGAGGTCAGCACGGTCGGCGGCTCGCTCTCCGTGCAGCCATAG
- a CDS encoding quinone-dependent dihydroorotate dehydrogenase encodes MYGLTRSLLFQLSAERAHRLGMAGLHYLGRSRDLCESLREKALEGAPPGLAVEVAGLRFAHPVALAAGLDKDAEAVDGLFACGFSAVEIGTLTPRPQPGNPSPRLFRLPEHRALINRMGFNNHGAARAAARLRVQTWRPGPLGVNIGKNKDTPLEQAVEDYVACVDALAPLGDYVVVNASSPNTPGLRKLQEPEQLSQLLSAVQERLATVAPGKPLFLKIAPDLAPEAVDEVVDVARAQQLAGLIATNTTLARPFEHPLAKEAGGLSGAPVREPANAVIRRAYLRGGGALPIIGVGGVFTAQDVYEKLRAGASVVQVYTGFIYEGPGMVGSLLPALATLLARDGFKQVREAIGAEHRQPGAAT; translated from the coding sequence ATGTACGGACTCACCCGCTCGCTCCTCTTCCAACTCTCCGCGGAGCGCGCGCACCGGCTCGGCATGGCGGGGCTCCACTACCTGGGCCGCTCACGGGACTTGTGCGAGTCCCTGCGTGAGAAGGCCCTGGAGGGCGCCCCGCCCGGCCTGGCCGTGGAGGTGGCCGGCCTGCGCTTCGCCCACCCCGTGGCGCTGGCCGCGGGCCTGGACAAGGACGCGGAGGCGGTGGACGGCCTCTTCGCCTGCGGATTCTCCGCGGTGGAGATTGGCACCCTCACGCCCCGGCCCCAGCCCGGCAACCCCAGCCCCCGCCTGTTCCGCCTGCCGGAGCACCGGGCGCTCATCAACCGCATGGGCTTCAACAACCACGGCGCCGCTCGCGCCGCGGCCCGCCTGCGGGTGCAGACGTGGCGCCCCGGCCCGCTGGGCGTCAACATCGGCAAGAACAAGGACACGCCGCTGGAGCAGGCGGTGGAGGACTACGTGGCCTGCGTGGACGCGCTGGCGCCGCTGGGCGACTACGTGGTGGTCAACGCCTCGTCCCCCAACACGCCGGGCCTGCGCAAGCTCCAGGAGCCCGAGCAGCTGAGCCAGCTCTTGAGCGCGGTGCAGGAGCGCCTGGCCACCGTGGCCCCGGGCAAGCCGCTGTTCCTCAAGATTGCCCCGGACCTGGCCCCCGAGGCCGTGGACGAGGTGGTGGACGTGGCGCGGGCCCAGCAGCTCGCGGGCCTCATCGCCACCAACACCACCCTCGCCCGCCCCTTCGAGCATCCGCTGGCGAAGGAGGCCGGCGGCCTGTCCGGCGCGCCGGTGCGCGAGCCCGCCAACGCCGTCATCCGCCGCGCGTACCTGCGCGGCGGGGGCGCGCTGCCCATCATCGGCGTGGGCGGCGTCTTCACCGCCCAGGACGTCTACGAGAAGCTGCGCGCGGGCGCGTCGGTGGTCCAGGTGTACACGGGCTTCATCTACGAGGGCCCGGGCATGGTGGGGAGCCTGCTCCCCGCCCTGGCCACCCTGCTCGCCCGAGACGGCTTCAAGCAGGTCCGCGAGGCCATTGGCGCCGAGCACCGCCAGCCCGGCGCGGCCACCTGA
- a CDS encoding adenosine deaminase, whose protein sequence is MARDLIDLHIHVGGAVAPHILWSIAHQQGFKLPVKNYFDFVELITSRPGKVGSLDDYLKILHTWTEKIQSSPSAIERSVYEVIGKEYRGSRVTQMELRFNPMKRNLNSELDLDHIIHAALRGMDRAVLEYGVKMGLIFCLAREFDHRLNSIIVDKAIKYRTRGVYGIDLAGTETNAMELKPEVVTQYEELFSRARRAGLKCTVHTGETRGTGAEGVMAVVDKLQPHRIGHGIRAAYDEHAMKVLRERDIVLELCPTSNLHTKAVEGVEELRHIVRTFWDRKVKFTINTDGPYLLETDMRREIDIIEQNGILTPEQVDQTLAWAREASFIPA, encoded by the coding sequence ATGGCACGCGATCTGATCGACCTGCATATCCACGTGGGTGGCGCTGTGGCGCCCCACATCCTCTGGTCCATCGCCCACCAGCAGGGCTTCAAGCTCCCGGTGAAGAACTACTTCGACTTCGTGGAGCTCATCACCTCCCGTCCGGGCAAGGTGGGAAGCCTGGACGACTACCTGAAGATCCTCCACACCTGGACGGAGAAGATCCAGTCCTCGCCCAGCGCCATCGAGCGCTCCGTCTACGAGGTCATCGGCAAGGAGTACCGCGGCAGCCGCGTGACGCAGATGGAGCTGCGCTTCAACCCGATGAAGCGCAACCTGAACTCGGAGCTGGACCTGGACCACATCATCCACGCCGCGCTGCGCGGCATGGACCGCGCGGTGCTGGAGTACGGCGTGAAGATGGGCCTCATCTTCTGCCTGGCCCGTGAGTTCGACCACCGGCTCAACAGCATCATCGTGGACAAGGCCATCAAGTACCGCACCCGCGGCGTGTACGGCATCGACCTGGCCGGCACGGAGACGAACGCCATGGAGCTCAAGCCGGAGGTCGTCACCCAGTACGAGGAGCTCTTCTCGCGGGCGCGCCGCGCCGGGCTCAAGTGCACGGTGCACACCGGCGAGACGCGCGGCACCGGCGCCGAGGGCGTCATGGCCGTGGTGGACAAGCTCCAGCCGCACCGCATCGGCCACGGCATCCGCGCCGCCTACGACGAGCACGCGATGAAGGTGCTGCGCGAGCGCGACATCGTCCTGGAGCTGTGCCCCACGTCCAACCTGCACACCAAGGCCGTGGAGGGCGTGGAGGAGCTGCGCCACATCGTCCGCACCTTCTGGGACCGCAAGGTGAAGTTCACCATCAACACGGACGGCCCCTACCTGCTGGAGACGGACATGCGGCGGGAGATCGACATCATCGAGCAGAACGGCATCCTCACGCCCGAGCAGGTGGACCAGACGCTCGCCTGGGCCCGTGAGGCCTCGTTCATCCCCGCCTGA
- a CDS encoding Smr/MutS family protein: MSQQRNGPKKKEAAFSNNPFKSAIQGIKDQEKKEAQEKASAEAAKRKAAVAPPRAAKAPKVREEDDAALFYSAMDGVQQLTNRGEAPTPNPKLPAIIDENAEALAQLSELVAGQGDFDVSGTDEFIEGAGPGIDRNLLRALRRGDFTVQGQLDLHGKTQVEARDALERFLSDSRRAKQRCVLVVHGRGLNSKDQIPVLKERLKGWLSEKRIGRMVLAFATARPQDGGTGAVYVLLRR; encoded by the coding sequence ATGAGTCAGCAGCGCAACGGCCCCAAGAAGAAGGAAGCGGCTTTCAGCAACAACCCCTTCAAGTCCGCCATCCAGGGCATCAAGGACCAGGAGAAGAAGGAGGCGCAGGAGAAGGCGTCGGCGGAGGCCGCGAAGCGCAAGGCCGCGGTGGCGCCGCCCCGGGCCGCGAAGGCGCCGAAGGTCCGCGAGGAGGATGACGCCGCCCTCTTCTACTCCGCCATGGACGGCGTGCAGCAGCTCACCAACCGGGGGGAGGCCCCGACGCCCAACCCGAAGCTGCCGGCAATCATCGACGAGAACGCGGAGGCGCTCGCGCAGCTCTCCGAGCTGGTCGCCGGCCAGGGCGACTTCGACGTCTCCGGCACGGACGAGTTCATCGAAGGCGCGGGCCCCGGCATCGACCGGAACCTGCTGCGCGCGCTGCGCCGGGGTGACTTCACCGTCCAGGGGCAGTTGGACCTGCACGGCAAGACGCAGGTGGAGGCGCGCGACGCGCTGGAGCGTTTCCTGAGCGACAGCCGCCGCGCGAAGCAGCGCTGCGTGCTCGTGGTGCACGGACGCGGTTTGAATTCCAAGGACCAGATTCCCGTGCTGAAGGAGCGGCTCAAGGGCTGGCTGTCGGAGAAGCGGATTGGGCGGATGGTGCTGGCGTTCGCTACCGCACGCCCCCAGGACGGGGGCACCGGCGCGGTCTACGTGCTGCTCCGGCGGTAG
- a CDS encoding TerB family tellurite resistance protein — MGAGTVLGAMLGLMAGLLVGSPWAIVLLLIAGGFAGRYYDAQNAPPPEDPEALSDFSPVPHAASFDATSVEALAPRDEEPYEQLASDLCAVFVEVAHADGEVRRDEVRVVRRYFQTALGYGPEALDVVRSHLKRFLAHPPDLDAAVDACHAQLPAAERHRLLDTLYELALADGGMQRSEREVLRRVAEGLGLSEADEQAIIAQHLGAGDAHYTALGLTPDATDVEVKRAFRQLAAELHPDKSAHLGRQAAEQAARRFQEIRDAYEELRRLRGL; from the coding sequence ATGGGCGCAGGAACAGTGCTGGGCGCGATGCTGGGGTTGATGGCGGGGCTGCTGGTGGGCAGCCCCTGGGCCATCGTCCTGCTGCTCATCGCGGGCGGCTTCGCGGGGCGCTACTACGACGCGCAGAACGCCCCGCCACCCGAGGACCCGGAGGCCCTGTCCGACTTCTCCCCCGTCCCCCATGCGGCCTCCTTCGACGCCACGTCGGTGGAGGCGCTCGCGCCCCGGGACGAGGAACCCTACGAGCAGCTCGCCAGTGACTTGTGCGCCGTGTTCGTGGAGGTGGCCCACGCCGACGGCGAGGTCCGCCGCGACGAGGTGCGCGTGGTGCGGCGCTACTTCCAGACGGCGCTGGGCTACGGCCCCGAGGCCCTGGACGTCGTCCGGAGCCACCTCAAGCGCTTCCTGGCCCACCCACCCGACCTGGACGCCGCCGTCGACGCCTGCCACGCCCAGCTCCCTGCCGCCGAGCGGCACCGGCTGCTGGACACGCTCTACGAGCTGGCCCTGGCGGACGGCGGCATGCAGCGCTCCGAACGGGAGGTGCTCCGCCGCGTCGCCGAGGGCCTGGGCCTCTCCGAGGCGGACGAGCAGGCCATCATCGCCCAGCACCTGGGCGCGGGGGATGCGCACTACACCGCGCTGGGCCTGACGCCCGACGCCACGGACGTCGAGGTGAAGCGCGCCTTCCGGCAGCTCGCCGCGGAGCTCCACCCCGACAAGTCCGCCCACCTCGGCCGTCAGGCCGCCGAGCAGGCCGCCCGCCGCTTCCAGGAGATTCGCGACGCGTATGAGGAGCTTCGACGCCTGCGCGGCCTGTAG